A genomic stretch from Gorilla gorilla gorilla isolate KB3781 chromosome 20, NHGRI_mGorGor1-v2.1_pri, whole genome shotgun sequence includes:
- the COMP gene encoding cartilage oligomeric matrix protein, which yields MAPDTACVLLLTLAALGASGQGQSPLGSDLGPQMLRELQETNAALQDVRELLRQQVREITFLKNTVMECDACGMQQSVRTGLPSVRPLLHCAPGFCFPGVACIQTESGARCGPCPAGFTGNGSHCTDVNECNAHPCFPRVRCINTSPGFRCEACPPGYSGPTHEGVGLAFAKANKQVCTDINECETGQHNCVPNSVCINTRGSFQCGPCQPGFVGDQASGCQRRAQRFCPDGSPSECHEHADCVLERDGSRSCVCAVGWAGNGILCGRDTDLDGFPDEKLRCPERQCRKDNCVTVPNSGQEDVDRDGIGDACDPDADGDGVPNEKDNCPLVRNPDQRNTDEDKWGDACDNCRSQKNDDQKDTDQDGRGDACDDDIDGDRIRNQADNCPRVPNSDQKDSDGDGIGDACDNCPQKSNPDQADVDHDFVGDACDSDQDQDGDGHQDSWDNCPTVPNSAQEDSDHDGQGDACDDDDDNDGVPDSRDNCRLVPNPGQEDANRDGVGDVCQDDFDADKVVDKIDVCPENAEVTLTDFRAFQTVVLDPEGDAQIDPNWVVLNQGREIVQTMNSDPGLAVGYTAFNGVDFEGTFHVNTVTDDDYAGFIFGYQDSSSFYVVMWKQMEQTYWQANPFRAVAEPGIQLKAVKSSTGPGEQLRNALWHTGDTESQVRLLWKDPRNVGWKDKKSYRWFLQHRPQVGYIRVRFYEGPELVADSNVVLDTTMRGGRLGVFCFSQENIIWANLRYRCNDTIPEDYETHQLRRA from the exons GTCAGGGAGATCACGTTCCTGAAAAACACGGTGATGGAGTGTGACGCGTGCG GGATGCAGCAGTCAGTACGCACCGGCCTACCCAGCGTGCGGCCCCTGCTCCACTGCGCGCCCGGCTTCTGCTTCCCCGGCGTGGCCTGCATCCAGACGGAGAGCGGCGCGCGCTGCGGCCCCTGCCCCGCGGGCTTCACGGGCAACGGCTCGCACTGCACCGACGTCAACGAG TGCAACGCCCACCCCTGCTTCCCCCGAGTCCGCTGTATCAACACCAGCCCGGGGTTCCGCTGCGAGGCTTGCCCGCCGGGGTACAGCGGCCCCACCCACGAGGGCGTGGGGCTGGCTTTCGCCAAGGCCAACAAGCAG GTTTGCACGGACATCAACGAGTGTGAGACCGGGCAACATAACTGCGTCCCCAACTCCGTGTGCATCAACACCCGG GGCTCCTTCCAGTGCGGCCCTTGCCAGCCCGGCTTCGTGGGCGACCAGGCGTCCGGCTGCCAGCGGCGCGCACAGCGCTTCTGCCCCGACGGCTCGCCCAGCGAGTGCCACGAGCATGCAGACTGCGTCCTAGAGCGCGATGGCTCGCGGTCGTGCGTG TGTGCCGTCGGCTGGGCCGGCAACGGGATCCTCTGTGGTCGCGACACTGACCTAGACGGCTTCCCGGACGAGAAGCTGCGCTGCCCGGAGCGCCAGTGCCGTAAG GACAACTGCGTGACTGTGCCCAACTCAGGGCAGGAGGATGTGGACCGCGATGGCATCGGAGACGCCTGCGATCCGGATGCCGACGGGGACGGGGTCCCCAATGAAAAG GACAACTGCCCGCTGGTGCGGAACCCAGACCAGCGCAACACGGACGAGGACAAGTGGGGCGACGCGTGCGACAACTGCCGGTCCCAGAAGAACGACGACCAAAAGGACACAGACCAGGACGGCCGGGGCGATGCGTGCGACGACGACATCGACGGCGACC GGATCCGCAACCAGGCCGACAACTGCCCTAGGGTACCCAACTCAGACCAGAAGGACAGTGATGGCGATGGTATAGGGGATGCCTGTGACAACTGTCCCCAGAAGAGCAACCCGGATCAG GCGGATGTGGACCACGACTTTGTGGGAGATGCTTGTGACAGCGATCAAGACCA GGATGGAGACGGACATCAGGACTCTTGGGACAACTGTCCCACGGTGCCTAACAGCGCCCAGGAGGACTCAGACCACGATGGCCAGGGTGATGCCTGCGACGACGACGACGACAATGACGGAGTCCCTGACAGTCGGGACAACTGCCGCCTGGTGCCTAACCCCGGCCAGGAGGACGCGAACA GGGACGGCGTGGGCGACGTGTGCCAGGACGACTTTGATGCAGACAAGGTGGTAGACAAGATCGACGTGTGTCCGGAGAACGCTGAAGTCACGCTCACCGACTTCCGGGCCTTCCAGACAGTCGTGCTGGACCCGGAGGGTGACGCGCAGATTGACCCCAACTGGGTGGTGCTCAACCAG GGAAGGGAGATCGTGCAGACAATGAACAGCGACCCAGGCCTGGCTGTGG GTTACACTGCCTTCAATGGCGTGGACTTCGAGGGCACGTTCCATGTGAACACGGTCACGGATGACGACTATGCGGGCTTCATCTTTGGCTACCAGGACAGCTCCAGCTTCTACGTGGTCATGTGGAAGCAGATGGAGCAAACGTATTGGCAGGCGAACCCCTTCCGTGCTGTGGCCGAGCCCGGCATCCAACTCAAG GCTGTGAAGTCTTCCACAGGCCCCGGGGAACAGCTGCGGAACGCTCTGTGGCATACAGGAGACACAGAGTCCCAGGTGCGGCTGCTGTGGAAGGACCCGCGAAACGTGGGTTGGAAGGACAAGAAGTCCTACCGTTGGTTCCTGCAGCACCGGCCCCAAGTGGGCTACATCAG GGTGCGATTCTATGAGGGCCCTGAGCTGGTGGCCGACAGCAACGTGGTCTTGGACACAACCATGCGGGGTGGCCGCCTGGGGGTCTTCTGCTTCTCCCAGGAGAACATCATCTGGGCCAACCTGCGTTACCGCTGCAATG ACACCATCCCAGAGGACTATGAGACCCATCAGCTGCGGCGAGCCTAG